Proteins from a single region of Chloroherpeton thalassium ATCC 35110:
- the aroF gene encoding 3-deoxy-7-phosphoheptulonate synthase produces MFIVMSHEATEEQIHAVYDRVRELGCMPHKILGSQRIAIGVTGNKGVLDEDGFSSMSGVVDVVRITKPYKLVGREVKPENTIVRIGDVEIGGKEIQIMAGPCAVESREQIYEVAESISVAGVKILRGGAFKPRTSPYSFQGLKIKGLELLKEAAEKYGMLVITEVKDTENLPAVAEHSDILQIGARNMQNFALLEAAAKYKNPILLKRGMAATIEEFLMAAEYIYSNGNQNVILCERGIRTFETHTRNTLDLNAVPAVKHLSHLPIVVDPSHGVGLWEYVNPMSKASIACGADGLIVEVHPHPEKALSDGPQSLKPKKFYRLLKELKPVAEAVGRTLNATVEELI; encoded by the coding sequence ATGTTTATTGTGATGTCGCATGAGGCTACGGAAGAGCAAATTCATGCGGTTTATGACCGAGTTCGGGAGTTAGGCTGTATGCCACATAAAATTCTCGGTTCGCAGCGAATTGCGATCGGCGTAACGGGAAATAAAGGGGTTTTGGACGAAGACGGCTTTTCAAGCATGTCGGGCGTTGTGGATGTGGTGCGAATTACAAAACCGTATAAATTGGTTGGTCGCGAGGTCAAGCCGGAAAATACCATCGTGCGCATCGGCGACGTGGAAATTGGCGGCAAGGAAATTCAAATTATGGCCGGACCTTGCGCGGTGGAAAGTCGTGAGCAAATATATGAAGTGGCTGAATCCATTAGCGTTGCTGGGGTGAAAATCTTGCGCGGTGGCGCGTTCAAGCCGAGAACTTCGCCTTATTCTTTCCAAGGCTTAAAAATCAAAGGGCTTGAGCTATTGAAGGAAGCCGCCGAGAAATACGGGATGCTGGTGATCACGGAAGTGAAAGACACGGAAAATTTGCCAGCAGTGGCCGAACACAGCGATATTTTGCAAATCGGCGCTCGCAACATGCAAAACTTCGCCTTGCTTGAAGCGGCGGCAAAATATAAAAATCCGATTCTCTTGAAGCGCGGCATGGCAGCCACCATTGAGGAGTTTTTGATGGCCGCTGAATATATTTATTCGAATGGCAACCAAAATGTCATTTTGTGCGAGCGCGGCATTCGGACATTTGAAACGCACACGCGCAACACGCTCGATTTGAATGCCGTTCCGGCGGTCAAGCATTTGTCGCATTTGCCGATTGTCGTCGATCCGTCGCACGGTGTTGGACTTTGGGAATATGTAAATCCGATGTCAAAAGCCTCGATTGCGTGCGGTGCAGATGGTCTGATTGTGGAAGTTCATCCACATCCTGAAAAAGCGCTCTCCGACGGGCCGCAATCGCTGAAGCCGAAAAAGTTTTATCGTTTGCTCAAAGAGCTAAAACCGGTGGCTGAAGCAGTTGGCCGAACGCTTAACGCAACGGTGGAAGAACTGATTTAA
- a CDS encoding DUF4340 domain-containing protein: MMNEQKKTLIFVATALMLGLLGFLSAPKASTPDAFADVGAAFFPDFTDPNTAAVLEVVKYDEETASARPFKVTFKKGLWVIPSEYNYPADGKEQLSKTAAAMIQIKKEDFRTDNPAEFESLGVIDPLDESSTAMSGHGKRVTVRNENDKVLADLIIGKKVSGKKDYYFVREPEGKRVYTAKLNFEISTKFNDWIDTDLLQLDKKRVSEILLKDYSINEVTGTVDERGEIRLSKNGETWMLDRMKPGEDLNTKKVAEVLSALDELKIVGVRPKPSGLSAGLKKQSAGIEVSKDDMLSLQSKGYFFTRDGRLLSNEGELQLRTEDGVIYTLRFGEVVPGENDEDDSQTKENRFLFLTASFDEDAFKEPKQPESTAFETKPDSLWSAADRENKKQSRAHEKWQKQVEDGKKLASSLTNRFADWYYIIPGKNFDKLKLSRRELLKEKNS, translated from the coding sequence ATGATGAACGAGCAGAAAAAAACGCTTATTTTTGTTGCGACGGCGCTGATGCTTGGCTTGCTTGGATTTCTTTCCGCGCCGAAAGCTTCTACGCCCGATGCGTTTGCCGATGTGGGCGCGGCGTTCTTCCCTGACTTTACCGATCCAAATACCGCCGCCGTGCTTGAAGTCGTCAAGTATGATGAGGAAACCGCTTCGGCGCGTCCGTTTAAGGTGACTTTCAAAAAAGGCCTGTGGGTGATTCCTTCGGAATATAACTATCCGGCGGATGGCAAGGAGCAGCTTTCCAAGACCGCTGCGGCAATGATTCAAATTAAAAAAGAAGATTTCCGAACCGATAATCCGGCAGAGTTTGAATCGCTCGGTGTCATCGATCCGCTTGATGAATCTTCAACCGCCATGAGCGGGCACGGCAAGCGCGTCACTGTTCGCAACGAGAACGACAAGGTGCTGGCCGATTTAATCATCGGCAAAAAAGTGTCGGGCAAAAAGGATTATTACTTCGTGCGCGAGCCAGAAGGAAAGCGCGTTTATACGGCCAAATTGAATTTTGAGATTTCCACCAAATTCAACGATTGGATCGATACCGACTTGCTTCAGTTGGATAAGAAGCGCGTTTCCGAAATTCTCCTGAAGGATTATTCCATCAACGAAGTGACGGGGACGGTCGACGAGCGCGGCGAAATTCGCTTGAGTAAAAATGGCGAAACCTGGATGCTGGACCGCATGAAACCGGGCGAAGATTTAAACACGAAAAAAGTGGCAGAAGTGCTAAGCGCGCTGGATGAACTGAAAATTGTGGGCGTTCGCCCTAAACCCAGCGGCCTTTCCGCGGGTTTGAAGAAGCAAAGCGCTGGTATTGAAGTTTCGAAGGACGATATGCTTTCACTGCAAAGTAAGGGATACTTTTTTACGCGAGATGGCAGATTGCTTTCCAACGAAGGCGAGCTTCAGCTGCGCACCGAAGACGGCGTAATTTATACGCTCCGTTTCGGCGAAGTGGTTCCAGGTGAAAATGACGAAGATGATTCGCAGACAAAAGAGAATCGCTTTCTTTTCCTAACGGCCTCGTTTGACGAAGACGCTTTTAAAGAACCCAAGCAACCCGAAAGCACAGCGTTCGAAACCAAGCCCGATTCGCTCTGGTCAGCAGCCGACCGCGAAAACAAAAAGCAGAGCCGCGCACATGAAAAGTGGCAAAAGCAAGTCGAAGATGGGAAAAAGTTGGCAAGCTCGCTCACCAACCGTTTTGCCGATTGGTACTACATTATTCCTGGCAAGAATTTTGATAAGCTCAAGCTTTCGCGCCGCGAATTGCTGAAAGAAAAAAACTCCTGA
- a CDS encoding DUF4412 domain-containing protein: MKKRTTPVIFLFLLFFCAQSLAYAKKSFEGRLELQISAPKFSGSAEFFLSKQGIRIEAKGEKMQQIMLIRQKSNALYQLNLSEKTYSEIDLEETRRRSAALSHLKNYTIEKLGEEKVLGYSCSHFTISDGRLTLELWTSKDILDGESLKRLSSASQFLGVNEKMLDAMDAQGVGGFPVKMRADMQGREVVTELKSIQAKNLPQSLFDLPADYVLQEAASSEDAQP; this comes from the coding sequence ATGAAAAAACGCACCACGCCAGTTATTTTTTTATTTCTGTTATTTTTTTGCGCACAGTCGTTAGCGTACGCAAAAAAGTCGTTTGAAGGCCGGCTCGAACTGCAAATTTCGGCGCCAAAATTTAGCGGATCAGCCGAGTTTTTTCTTTCTAAACAAGGCATCAGAATAGAAGCCAAAGGTGAGAAAATGCAGCAAATCATGTTAATCCGACAGAAAAGCAATGCGCTCTATCAGCTAAATCTTTCGGAAAAAACATATTCGGAAATTGACCTTGAAGAAACTCGCCGGCGAAGTGCTGCGCTCAGCCATTTAAAGAATTACACCATCGAAAAGCTGGGCGAAGAGAAAGTGCTCGGTTATTCCTGCTCGCATTTTACCATTTCCGATGGACGCCTCACGCTGGAATTATGGACTTCAAAGGACATTTTAGACGGTGAATCGCTGAAGCGTTTAAGCTCGGCCAGTCAGTTTTTAGGCGTCAATGAAAAAATGCTTGATGCGATGGACGCTCAAGGCGTGGGCGGTTTTCCGGTGAAAATGCGCGCGGATATGCAAGGCCGAGAAGTGGTTACGGAGTTGAAGTCTATTCAAGCCAAAAATCTTCCTCAGTCGCTTTTTGATTTGCCAGCCGATTACGTGCTGCAAGAAGCAGCTTCTTCGGAAGATGCGCAGCCTTAG
- a CDS encoding peptidylprolyl isomerase, with the protein MVRFNLEFKKLKLFFAALFSASILTACGGSLSQLPVAKIEQPGWEYAVDLQEFESKYNDGTFFSDTLRRDTFAAYQDFLDKYITFRLKVKDAQDRGFGQDPSLLQELKDYRAQLAEPYLMERAVMEKNLRDLYDKQQEEINASHILALVSSAADPADTLRAYQKIMEARKLILAGAPFDSVALAFSEDPSVRQNKGNLGYFSGGMMVYQFEDAAYGGKVGELVGPFRTRYGYHIVKIYDRRPKTQPIRASHIMVALPKSPTPSDTLKAYRKAESILRRIQKGEDFQSIAKKESDDKLSGARGGDLGLFGLNRMVKPFETAAFALKQAGDLSPIIRTPFGYHIILLTGREEPKSYDESKELLKRLLSRNSEKLKHERDLFIQQLKETYHFKENESALPMLTAKIDSNSTFAQLDDLDDATLGTVFFTFAEKQTRTLADLIDFMKRFGGKNSLLTADAIHQYAKQYVDETLKSYEIDHLEARYADFTQLMEDYRDGVLLFKVSDETVWSQAAATDSAGRAYYATHKGDFRLGERMKVSEIVVSEKSLADDIYNELTQNIRQRDVVSAQDVKIQKRKIQAQLRKLKKRRDKKSQLKFQKLQEQLTGLQVDDQPRSFEALAARYSETADSLGSAESAIFNRGENRRVDKLFGKPVGFVAAPESINERYRIMRLDIMLPPTEKTYEEARTEIFSILQEQNTRALETEWVNRLRAKSKITVFEDNLKQAFKEDK; encoded by the coding sequence ATGGTTAGGTTCAACCTTGAATTCAAAAAACTCAAACTTTTTTTTGCCGCCCTTTTTTCGGCTTCGATTTTAACGGCCTGCGGCGGTTCGCTTTCGCAACTTCCTGTTGCAAAAATAGAGCAACCAGGCTGGGAATACGCGGTTGATTTACAGGAATTCGAGTCGAAATACAACGACGGCACTTTTTTCTCTGATACCCTTCGCAGAGATACGTTTGCAGCCTATCAAGATTTTTTGGATAAATACATCACCTTTCGCTTGAAAGTCAAAGACGCGCAGGATCGCGGATTTGGCCAAGACCCAAGTCTTTTGCAAGAGCTCAAGGACTATCGCGCGCAACTTGCTGAGCCGTATTTGATGGAAAGAGCGGTGATGGAGAAAAATTTGCGCGATTTGTACGATAAGCAGCAAGAAGAAATTAATGCCTCGCACATTTTAGCATTGGTTTCAAGTGCAGCCGATCCAGCTGATACGCTCAGAGCGTATCAGAAAATCATGGAAGCGCGAAAACTCATTCTGGCTGGCGCGCCGTTCGATTCGGTCGCATTGGCTTTCTCCGAAGATCCAAGCGTGAGACAAAACAAAGGCAATCTGGGCTATTTTTCCGGCGGCATGATGGTGTATCAATTTGAAGATGCGGCTTACGGCGGAAAAGTTGGCGAATTGGTGGGACCGTTTCGCACCCGTTATGGGTATCATATTGTGAAGATTTATGATCGTCGTCCTAAAACGCAGCCAATTCGTGCGTCGCACATTATGGTTGCGCTGCCAAAATCGCCTACGCCGTCAGACACGCTAAAAGCCTATCGAAAAGCGGAATCGATTCTGCGCAGAATTCAAAAAGGTGAAGATTTTCAGAGCATTGCTAAAAAAGAATCCGATGACAAATTGTCCGGGGCGCGTGGCGGCGATCTTGGCCTGTTTGGCCTGAATCGAATGGTCAAACCCTTTGAAACCGCTGCTTTTGCTTTGAAACAGGCTGGAGACCTTTCTCCAATTATTCGCACGCCGTTTGGGTATCACATTATTTTGCTCACCGGGCGCGAAGAACCAAAAAGCTATGACGAAAGCAAAGAGTTGCTAAAGCGTTTGCTGAGTCGCAATTCTGAAAAGCTCAAGCATGAGCGAGATCTTTTCATCCAGCAACTCAAAGAGACGTATCACTTTAAGGAAAATGAATCGGCACTTCCCATGCTGACGGCGAAAATCGATAGCAACTCGACTTTTGCACAATTGGACGATTTGGATGACGCGACGCTCGGCACGGTATTTTTCACTTTTGCAGAAAAACAAACCCGCACGCTGGCTGATTTGATCGATTTTATGAAGCGGTTTGGTGGAAAAAATTCGCTGCTCACGGCGGACGCCATTCATCAATATGCAAAGCAATATGTCGATGAAACGCTCAAATCCTATGAAATTGACCATTTGGAAGCACGCTATGCTGATTTTACGCAGTTGATGGAAGACTATCGCGATGGCGTGTTGCTTTTTAAAGTTTCGGATGAAACGGTTTGGAGCCAGGCTGCCGCAACTGATTCTGCCGGTCGTGCTTACTACGCAACGCACAAAGGCGATTTTCGCTTGGGCGAGCGCATGAAAGTTTCCGAGATTGTTGTTTCCGAAAAATCACTCGCCGATGATATTTACAACGAGCTGACCCAAAATATTCGTCAGCGCGATGTGGTGAGCGCCCAAGATGTGAAAATTCAAAAACGCAAAATTCAAGCGCAATTGCGCAAGCTCAAAAAACGCCGCGACAAAAAATCGCAGCTGAAGTTCCAAAAATTGCAAGAGCAACTGACCGGACTGCAAGTCGATGATCAGCCAAGAAGCTTCGAGGCATTGGCCGCGCGTTATAGCGAAACTGCCGATAGCTTGGGCTCAGCGGAAAGCGCGATTTTCAACCGTGGTGAAAATCGGCGTGTCGATAAGCTTTTTGGAAAGCCCGTCGGCTTTGTCGCTGCGCCTGAGTCGATAAATGAGCGATATAGAATAATGCGTTTGGATATCATGTTGCCGCCAACTGAAAAAACGTATGAAGAAGCTCGCACAGAGATTTTTTCCATCTTACAGGAGCAAAACACCCGCGCCTTGGAAACCGAGTGGGTGAATCGCTTGCGCGCAAAAAGCAAGATTACCGTTTTTGAAGACAATTTAAAGCAGGCGTTCAAGGAAGATAAATAA
- a CDS encoding DEAD/DEAH box helicase — protein sequence MSLINFESISLNPSILRALKELGYETPTAIQAAAIPEAILGKDILATAQTGTGKTAAFALPILHRLGENRSYDIRAPRALILTPTRELALQIDNNIRLYARYLRLRTGVIMGGVPAHPQIKMLRRNPDILVATPGRLIDLFDQGFIGLDQIQTFVLDEADRMLDMGFIDDIRRIESLQPRDHQTLLFSATLSPEIEALASRMLREPVRIEVAPVSSVADNITQKVLFVEQNNKRELLHNLFKENDIKRALVFTRTKQRANHVAEQLIRLGISADAIHSSKSQRARQRALMLFDRGKINVLVATDIAARGIDVDGISHVINYELPDDPENYVHRIGRTARAGASGTALSFCDADEVRMLKGIEKLTKSSIAICDNNPFHSIAVASMHKVAKAGNKPQYFQKKPRRFSNSKSKYSSKYSDRKHSSGKRSYKSA from the coding sequence ATGAGCCTCATTAATTTTGAAAGTATTTCACTCAATCCCTCCATTCTTCGCGCGTTAAAAGAGTTAGGCTACGAAACACCAACCGCCATTCAAGCCGCTGCTATCCCGGAAGCTATTTTAGGAAAAGATATCCTTGCAACCGCACAAACTGGAACAGGTAAAACCGCTGCATTCGCACTCCCGATTCTTCACCGTTTAGGCGAAAATCGCAGTTATGACATTCGCGCACCACGAGCCCTTATTCTAACGCCAACCCGAGAATTGGCACTTCAAATTGACAACAATATCCGCCTTTATGCGCGTTACTTACGGCTGCGGACTGGTGTCATTATGGGCGGTGTGCCAGCTCATCCTCAGATCAAAATGCTTCGTAGGAATCCTGACATTTTGGTGGCAACGCCAGGACGCCTCATCGACTTGTTTGACCAAGGCTTTATCGGGCTTGATCAAATCCAAACCTTCGTTTTGGATGAAGCAGATCGCATGCTCGACATGGGATTCATCGACGACATTCGCCGCATAGAATCCTTGCAGCCGCGCGATCACCAAACGCTGCTATTTTCCGCGACACTTTCACCGGAAATTGAAGCGTTGGCCTCGCGGATGCTTCGCGAGCCCGTCCGCATTGAAGTCGCACCGGTTTCTTCCGTTGCCGACAACATCACGCAGAAAGTGCTTTTCGTTGAACAAAACAACAAGCGCGAGTTGCTTCACAACCTTTTCAAGGAAAACGACATCAAGCGCGCGCTGGTCTTTACCAGAACCAAACAACGCGCCAATCATGTGGCCGAGCAGCTCATTCGTTTGGGCATTTCTGCCGACGCGATTCACTCAAGCAAAAGCCAACGCGCTCGTCAGCGTGCGCTCATGCTTTTTGATCGTGGCAAAATTAATGTGCTCGTTGCAACCGACATTGCCGCTCGCGGCATCGATGTGGATGGCATTTCTCATGTGATTAACTACGAATTGCCAGACGATCCTGAAAACTACGTGCACCGCATTGGACGCACCGCTCGTGCAGGCGCTTCCGGCACGGCGCTTTCCTTCTGCGACGCAGACGAAGTTAGAATGCTCAAAGGCATTGAAAAATTGACCAAAAGCTCAATTGCGATTTGCGACAACAATCCATTTCACTCCATTGCTGTGGCGTCCATGCACAAAGTGGCCAAAGCGGGCAATAAACCGCAATATTTTCAGAAAAAGCCACGCCGGTTTAGCAATTCCAAGTCAAAATACTCAAGCAAATATTCCGATAGAAAACACTCTTCGGGAAAACGCTCCTATAAATCAGCTTGA
- a CDS encoding peptidylprolyl isomerase has protein sequence MINKLGKIGFALLFMLALAGSFSKPASAQEMLDGIVAVVGDEAILKSDVDNQAMLYAYQNQINLNTPGLWKEVFTALINQKILLMKAKLDSITVSSEEVDGLVEQRIAFLRERLRTDEAIVETFGKSIDMLRVDLREEIKSQRLVEELQRQHFSDLTVSNEEVVDFYNTYRDSLPEIPAEVEVAHIVIKPKTDSLSKQSALDAIQEVQKELQDGKDFAELARAESQDPGSARLGGDLGFVKRGEFVRRFEEVAFGLKENQISGIVETEFGYHIIQLLERKGEAIRVRHILKRFDKTKLNDAAAIDQLNEIRENVLSGKAEFSMMARQFSEDESSAELGGDIVSPQTNQKRIPLDGLLPAIRSIIETLRPGEISKPTRIQLGDEYAFSIVKLKYFAPKHRLNLEQDYARLRNMALQRQQAERYSSWVEELKKTIYWKVKI, from the coding sequence ATGATAAACAAACTTGGAAAAATCGGTTTTGCCCTCTTGTTCATGCTTGCTTTGGCTGGCAGTTTCTCAAAACCTGCAAGTGCGCAGGAAATGTTGGATGGCATTGTGGCGGTAGTGGGCGATGAAGCCATTTTAAAGTCGGATGTGGATAATCAGGCGATGCTTTACGCTTACCAAAATCAGATCAATCTCAATACGCCTGGGCTGTGGAAGGAAGTTTTTACCGCGCTCATCAACCAAAAAATCTTATTGATGAAAGCCAAGCTGGATAGCATTACGGTGAGCAGCGAAGAAGTTGATGGATTGGTTGAGCAGCGAATCGCGTTTTTGCGCGAGCGCTTGCGCACAGACGAAGCCATTGTGGAAACATTTGGAAAATCGATCGATATGCTTCGCGTGGATTTGCGCGAAGAGATCAAGTCTCAGCGATTGGTTGAAGAATTGCAACGCCAGCATTTTTCCGATTTAACCGTTTCAAACGAGGAAGTCGTGGATTTCTACAATACGTATCGCGATTCGCTGCCTGAAATTCCGGCGGAGGTTGAAGTGGCTCATATTGTCATTAAGCCCAAAACCGATAGCCTTTCGAAGCAATCGGCGCTGGACGCCATTCAAGAAGTGCAAAAAGAGTTGCAAGATGGAAAGGACTTTGCCGAGCTTGCCCGTGCTGAATCGCAAGATCCGGGATCGGCGCGGTTGGGCGGCGACTTGGGCTTTGTGAAGCGCGGCGAATTTGTTCGGCGTTTTGAAGAAGTCGCTTTTGGTTTGAAGGAAAATCAAATATCGGGCATTGTGGAAACGGAATTTGGCTATCACATTATTCAACTGTTGGAGCGGAAAGGTGAGGCTATTCGAGTGCGTCATATTTTGAAGCGCTTCGATAAAACGAAGCTAAACGATGCGGCTGCCATCGATCAATTGAATGAAATTCGGGAAAATGTGTTGTCAGGAAAAGCTGAATTTAGCATGATGGCACGGCAGTTTTCCGAAGATGAAAGTTCAGCAGAGCTCGGTGGTGACATTGTTTCGCCGCAAACCAACCAAAAGCGTATTCCGCTGGATGGACTTTTGCCCGCAATTCGCTCCATTATTGAAACGCTTCGTCCAGGCGAAATTTCAAAGCCAACGCGCATTCAGCTTGGCGACGAATATGCGTTTTCTATCGTCAAGTTGAAATACTTTGCGCCAAAGCATCGCTTAAATCTTGAGCAGGATTATGCTCGTCTGCGAAATATGGCGCTTCAACGCCAGCAAGCCGAAAGGTATAGCAGCTGGGTTGAGGAACTGAAAAAGACGATTTATTGGAAAGTAAAAATTTAA
- a CDS encoding ABC transporter ATP-binding protein, with amino-acid sequence MIEVQNLKKQFRQKEVLRGVSLEIKTGETMVIIGRSGCGKSVLLKHMVGLLVPDEGRVLVDGEDISQMSKAALYRVREKFGMLFQSAALFDSMTVGENVGIALKENAQLPNKEIEKIVAEKLAMVELPGTEHLKPSELSGGMRKRVGLARALATNPQYIFYDEPTTGLDPIMSDSIDSLILNLAKSLQVTSIVVTHDMQSVDKVADRVAMMHEGRIYFLGTRQELRHSRDVIVRNFVERNAYQDVEIEGELGRLSQIDKKKR; translated from the coding sequence ATGATTGAAGTTCAAAATTTGAAAAAGCAATTTCGGCAAAAAGAGGTGTTGCGCGGTGTTTCGCTCGAAATCAAAACAGGCGAAACGATGGTGATTATTGGGCGAAGCGGTTGCGGAAAATCCGTGTTGCTCAAGCACATGGTCGGGTTGCTTGTGCCTGATGAAGGCCGCGTGCTCGTCGATGGCGAGGATATTTCACAAATGAGCAAGGCGGCGCTCTATCGAGTTCGCGAAAAATTTGGGATGCTTTTTCAAAGTGCTGCGCTTTTCGATTCGATGACAGTTGGCGAAAATGTTGGGATTGCGCTGAAAGAAAATGCGCAGTTGCCCAACAAAGAAATCGAGAAGATTGTCGCCGAAAAGCTCGCAATGGTTGAGCTTCCAGGAACGGAGCATTTGAAGCCGTCCGAACTTTCCGGCGGAATGCGCAAACGCGTTGGCCTGGCCAGAGCCCTGGCGACAAACCCGCAATATATTTTTTACGACGAACCCACAACCGGACTCGACCCGATTATGTCCGACTCCATCGATTCGCTCATCTTGAATCTTGCCAAATCGCTGCAAGTCACCTCGATTGTGGTCACGCACGACATGCAAAGCGTGGATAAAGTTGCCGACCGTGTGGCCATGATGCACGAAGGCCGGATTTATTTTCTCGGCACGCGCCAGGAATTGCGCCATTCTCGAGACGTGATTGTGCGAAATTTTGTAGAACGAAATGCCTATCAAGATGTAGAAATTGAAGGCGAACTTGGCCGACTGAGCCAAATCGATAAGAAAAAGAGGTAA
- a CDS encoding ferredoxin, giving the protein MPAVFENRNSDNAPGRYYIDSQCYDCGLCVDICPTIFKRNGKKRYSFVGAQPEQATHEKLCKEALETCPCGAIGDDGK; this is encoded by the coding sequence ATGCCAGCCGTATTTGAAAACAGAAATAGCGACAATGCGCCAGGACGGTACTATATCGATTCTCAATGTTACGACTGTGGACTTTGCGTCGACATTTGCCCAACCATTTTTAAGCGAAACGGAAAAAAACGCTACTCCTTTGTAGGGGCACAGCCCGAACAGGCAACCCATGAAAAGCTTTGCAAAGAAGCGTTGGAAACATGCCCATGTGGCGCAATTGGCGACGACGGCAAGTAA
- a CDS encoding peptidyl-prolyl cis-trans isomerase has protein sequence MSQSVKKNILHVLFLCVLFGMVSACESNSADSVVAKVGESNLTLSELQASIQYASPKDSATAAAIYIEDWKHTAALYDLACQANIESDPLAQVLLEKAKRRIFVQRFVDIEMKKAEAKGAFRVDSIEVSAYYEMHKQEFVYREPAVKLIRLYASSSDSATRMARALGNRRFSFDELVSEAKIIAPELDTLNTHALQDSEEFVRISRLHLESDVLQQLLEKMRPSNISPIVKLNDSLFVVMRLETRVETGTEKPLEAAYDEIKQRLKLKKQNAFYIELQKRARKAAQR, from the coding sequence ATGAGCCAATCGGTTAAAAAGAACATTTTGCACGTGCTGTTTCTCTGCGTGCTTTTCGGAATGGTTTCGGCCTGCGAATCCAATTCGGCGGATTCGGTGGTGGCGAAAGTTGGTGAAAGCAATCTGACCCTTTCCGAATTGCAAGCATCTATTCAGTATGCGTCTCCAAAGGATAGCGCAACAGCCGCCGCCATTTACATTGAAGATTGGAAACACACTGCCGCGCTCTATGACTTAGCGTGCCAGGCCAACATTGAATCCGATCCGCTTGCTCAAGTGCTTTTAGAAAAAGCCAAGCGCCGCATTTTCGTGCAGCGCTTTGTTGATATAGAAATGAAAAAAGCTGAGGCAAAAGGCGCATTTAGAGTGGATTCTATCGAAGTCAGTGCCTATTATGAGATGCACAAGCAAGAGTTTGTTTATCGTGAGCCGGCGGTAAAGCTGATTCGCCTCTATGCGTCTTCGTCGGATTCCGCCACGCGAATGGCAAGAGCGCTTGGCAATCGTCGATTTTCGTTTGATGAGCTGGTTAGCGAAGCCAAAATCATAGCGCCAGAACTGGATACTTTGAACACGCATGCACTTCAAGATTCAGAAGAATTTGTGCGAATCAGTCGCTTGCATCTTGAATCGGATGTGTTGCAGCAGCTTTTAGAGAAGATGCGCCCGAGCAACATTTCGCCGATTGTCAAGCTCAACGATTCGCTTTTTGTGGTGATGCGACTTGAGACGCGTGTTGAAACAGGAACGGAAAAGCCACTTGAAGCGGCCTACGACGAAATTAAACAACGTTTGAAATTGAAAAAGCAAAACGCATTTTATATCGAGCTTCAAAAACGCGCCCGAAAAGCAGCGCAACGCTAA